One window of Triticum dicoccoides isolate Atlit2015 ecotype Zavitan chromosome 5A, WEW_v2.0, whole genome shotgun sequence genomic DNA carries:
- the LOC119302951 gene encoding putative UPF0481 protein At3g02645 has translation MAMAASDQQLQQARSTRHGFEDESRWVELIRESLREVSGEEDDDGIPVSVFDVPKQLLVHKPEAYAPQFIALGPYHHWHPHLYDMERYKIDAARRALRAAGRSLDDLVRELRHLEGKVRAHYHRYLDFRDRTLSLMMLVDGAFLLEFLTIHHHHAAAAEPERLAVSNWTSRMAHLIDLGGTGRKSAHSLILRDMLMLENQIPLFLLREILQAQCHSQSVDESTARLTCMVTGLMKELCPFKMEGNFPEKQIERDIAKHAHLLELLYHLLVPRPKPSASENSAPAWSGPVEDDIEEQRPDGDGGQEQEGEGPPAGTGNEYVMQLLAVILSMASRLKGGRLGHVIEFAAKAPWKMLAGIPGISGLSMHADADMSQEIAIPSVTELASSGVRFKPTNGNLSTITFNRKTATLHLPAVTLDCNTEVVLRNLVAYESSAASGPLVFTRYTELMNGIIDTDDDVTHLRKRGVVINRMKKSDGEAAKLWNGMSRSVQHSKVPDLDAVIDDVNRYYGRRWSVKAKRFMRKYVLSSWKMLTFLATISMLLLTTLQAFCSVYTCSRWFTDVVVTVTPTPAE, from the coding sequence ATGGCAATGGCCGCCTCCGATCAGCAACTACAGCAGGCCCGCAGCACCCGGCACGGCTTTGAGGATGAGTCCCGGTGGGTGGAGCTGATCCGGGAATCCCTCCGGGAGGTTTccggggaggaggacgacgacggcaTCCCCGTGTCCGTGTTCGACGTGCCCAAGCAGCTGCTGGTGCACAAGCCCGAGGCCTACGCGCCGCAGTTCATCGCGCTGGGCCCCTACCACCACTGGCACCCTCACCTGTACGACATGGAGCGCTACAagatcgacgccgcccgccgcgcgCTCCGTGCGGCCGGCCGCAGCCTGGACGACCTCGTGCGCGAGCTCCGGCACCTCGAGGGCAAGGTCCGCGCTCACTACCACCGCTACCTCGACTTCCGCGACAGGACGCTCTCGCTCATGATGCTCGTGGACGGCGCTTTCCTGCTAGAGTTCCTCaccatccaccaccaccacgccgccgccgccgagcccgagAGGCTCGCCGTCTCTAACTGGACGTCGAGGATGGCACACCTCATCGACCTGGGCGGGACCGGGCGGAAGTCCGCTCACAGCCTCATCCTCCGTGACATGCTCATGCTCGAGAACCAGATTCCGCTCTTCCTCCTCCGCGAGATCCTCCAGGCGCAGTGCCACTCCCAGTCCGTCGACGAGTCCACCGCGCGGCTCACCTGCATGGTGACGGGCCTCATGAAGGAGCTCTGTCCGTTCAAGATGGAGGGCAACTTCCCGGAGAAGCAGATCGAGAGGGACATCGCCAAGCACGCGCACCTGCTCGAGCTGCTGTACCACCTGCTCGTGCCCAGGCCCAAGCCCTCTGCGTCTGAGAACTCCGCCCCGGCGTGGTCTGGCCCCGTCGAGGATGATATCGAGGAGCAGCGACCGGACGGCGATGGCGGCCAAGAACAAGAAGGCGAAGGCCCTCCCGCCGGCACCGGCAACGAGTACGTGATGCAACTGCTCGCCGTCATTTTGAGCATGGCGTCGAGGCTCAAGGGCGGCCGCCTGGGCCACGTGATCGAGTTTGCGGCCAAGGCGCCGTGGAAGATGCTCGCCGGCATACCCGGCATCTCAGGCTTGTCCATGCACGCGGACGCAGACATGAGCCAGGAGATCGCGATCCCATCGGTGACCGAACTGGCCAGCAGCGGCGTTCGGTTTAAGCCGACCAACGGCAACCTGTCCACCATCACCTTCAACCGCAAGACGGCGACGCTGCACCTCCCGGCGGTGACCCTCGACTGCAACACGGAGGTGGTGCTCCGGAACCTGGTCGCCTACGAGTCATCCGCCGCGTCGGGCCCGCTGGTGTTCACCCGATACACGGAGCTGATGAACGGCATCATCGACACCGACGACGACGTCACGCATCTCCGCAAGCGCGGCGTGGTGATCAACCGCATGAAGAAGAGCGACGGCGAGGCCGCCAAGCTGTGGAACGGCATGAGCCGCTCGGTGCagcactccaaggtgccggacctgGACGCGGTCATCGACGACGTGAACCGCTACTACGGCCGGCGGTGGAGCGTCAAGGCGAAGCGGTTCATGCGTAAGTACGTGCTCAGCTCATGGAAGATGCTCACCTTCCTCGCCACCATCAGCATGCTGCTGCTCACCACCTTGCAGGCCTTCTGCTCCGTCTACACGTGCTCCCGGTGGTTCACTGACGTCGTAGTCACGGTCACGCCGACGCCGGCAGAGTAG